The bacterium genome contains the following window.
GTTTGGCATCACATACAAAGCCATTGATACTATATTATCTACTCCTGAAGACATTGTATTTGTCGCCATAAAGGTCTTGAAACCAAAATATCAAGATTCTAATTGGAAAGAAGAGGCACGCAGAGCTGGAAGACTTAGAGATATAGAGCAGATTGCCTTTATAATAGAACCAATTGAAAAAATAGAAATAATAAAGGGACAAGAAGTTAACATTAGATGTCTTGTATGGCAATATGTGAATGGTGAACCATTAGAAAACCATATTATAAGAAAATCACATTCTTCTGCAGCAGAATTTATAATAGAAATTATAAGACAATTATGCTTAGGAATAAAGGCAATGCAAGATGTTGGACTAGAACACGGGGATTTACATAGTAAAAATATCCTTCTTGTCCCACCAAAACCTTACGAACCTCCTCTCAACTTTCGTGTAAAAATCGTCGATTTTGGTCTAGCAAAAACATTTAGAGGGGATAAATTTAAAAATGATATGGAATGGATTACTATATTGTTAAAGCAATTTTGGGACAAAAATAGGGTTTACATAGAAGATTTAGAAGTTTACGACAAAAAATTTAATCAATCTATTCCCACTCTAATAAAACAATTAGAAGACCAATCTCTTGAAAGAAAAATTATTGATCCCATAGAACTCATTAATCATCTTGAGGAAATCAGAGAGTCAGCTAAAATTGAAATTTCATCAGGAGATGGAAGCCTAAAACATCCTTTTGAATATTTAAGTGCAGAGGAAATGCCTGAAAAAAGTGATTTGTTATATTATCTATATTCTTCAAACTTGCCATGGTATAATGAACTTGAATGTTTTGGCACTGTAGTTATTTCTGGACCACGAGGGTCTGGAAAGTCAATGGTATTAAAAAATCTCAGGCTACAAACCAAAATAATGTCTAAGGACTATAGAGAAAAACAATTTATGAAAGAAAAATATGTTGGGTTTTATATCCATTGCCATAATACCTTTTATTTACCTTTTGCAGGATATAATATTAATTATTCTGATGAAAAAACTCAGCAAGTATTTATCCATTACATTAACATCTTGTTTACACACGAAGTTTTATCTACTCTAAAACTAATTGAACAGTTGAAACTTTTAGATATAACCACATCAGCAAAAATAAATATTGTAAACTTTATTCAAAAAAATATCTTTCAAGGAGTACCCTTATTTATTTCAGGTATTGATTTATTTTCATATTTGATAACATTATTGGAAAAAGAATCAATACTTATTCAAAAAT
Protein-coding sequences here:
- a CDS encoding protein kinase, with product MMVDLTLPDLVGQQIGKYKIVEKKGEGMFGITYKAIDTILSTPEDIVFVAIKVLKPKYQDSNWKEEARRAGRLRDIEQIAFIIEPIEKIEIIKGQEVNIRCLVWQYVNGEPLENHIIRKSHSSAAEFIIEIIRQLCLGIKAMQDVGLEHGDLHSKNILLVPPKPYEPPLNFRVKIVDFGLAKTFRGDKFKNDMEWITILLKQFWDKNRVYIEDLEVYDKKFNQSIPTLIKQLEDQSLERKIIDPIELINHLEEIRESAKIEISSGDGSLKHPFEYLSAEEMPEKSDLLYYLYSSNLPWYNELECFGTVVISGPRGSGKSMVLKNLRLQTKIMSKDYREKQFMKEKYVGFYIHCHNTFYLPFAGYNINYSDEKTQQVFIHYINILFTHEVLSTLKLIEQLKLLDITTSAKINIVNFIQKNIFQGVPLFISGIDLFSYLITLLEKESILIQKYIIDSISPSKYTTVNYLNELCNLLKNSIEFFRDKQIYFVLDDYSIPKVREEIQKAFNRIVGVRNNLYCFKISTEKFSFIPTDFDLEKVGKWFVQDREFSYIDLGGRYLSYPNEKERKEFVKEIINKRLQRTPTVLNKDAISLFGTYKFPEGDIAKSLIADKRKGEKKETLYAGLNIIYSLCGGDIYTILELCKEIYNKAIANNKISLENIDQNIPFSLQDKAVRDFSKGRLDRIKEILSYGQEVYHLVEVFGEIAKTYLYEYGRITKEEDRYYEILRIEIVDSGELDNKAFELYKTILLEGIFTDAGGRYPWGKGLLNNCFILRPIYTPALQISYRRRECLRISVKRFEDFLLNPDEFKKVGTKFLKRKRGQTVIFDKEENGFKISTWEGL